One window of the Nicotiana tabacum cultivar K326 chromosome 4, ASM71507v2, whole genome shotgun sequence genome contains the following:
- the LOC107816774 gene encoding amino acid transporter AVT1C, with protein sequence MKNSISEQSFYIESEEEDDEQEKHENEEEGNESDFSNYSNENDDENNRQQSKPNSLTSAWPQSYRQSMDMFSNVPSPSLNFLGTPSLSRLGSSFLGSSLIRRHTPEILPYLQKPLIPSAEEEKVAHRRSSHGLLPPIHPRKSSMKKIPEPSKDAHGLTMSRQSSYGQAVVNGMNVLCGVGILSTPYAMKEGGWSGLSILFIFGVLSFYTGILLRSCLDSQPGLETYPDIGQAAFGTPGRIFISIILYVELYFSCIEYIILEGDNLSAIFPNAHLSLGSFELDARHLFVFIATLAVLPTVWLRDLSVLSYISVGGVVASVLVVLCLYWAGLVDHVGFESKGTVLNLSTLPVAIGLYGFCYSGHAVFPNIYTSLADRNQFPAVLLTCFGMVTLLYGGTAVMGYLMFGDSADSQFTLNLPKGLIASKVAVWTTVVNPFTKYALTLSPVAMSLEELLPSKHAKSHVYPILIRTALAFSTLVVGLSIPFFGLVMALIGSLLTMLVTLILPCVCFLRILKGKTSRLQVSVCVLIIIVGTLSAVIGSYSAVSNIIQSLS encoded by the exons ATGAAGAATTCTATATCAGAACAGAGTTTTTACATAGAAAGTGAGGAAGAGGATGATGAACAGGAGAAGCAtgagaatgaagaagaagggaATGAATCTGATTTTTCCAATTACTCGAATGAAAATGATGACGAAAATAATCGCCAGCAGAGCAAACCTAATTCCTTAACCTCTGCTTGGCCTCAGAGTTACAG GCAATCTATGGATATGTTCAGTAATGTACCATCTCCAAGTCTTAACTTTTTGGGAACGCCTTCATTATCTCGTCTAGGGAGCTCATTCTTGGGCTCGTCACTCATAAGAAGACACACTCCTGAGATATTGCCCTATCTTCAGAAGCCTCTGATACCGTCAGCAGAAGAAGAAAAAGTAGCTCACCGACGTAGTTCTCATGGTTTGCTGCCTCCCATACACCCCAGGAAGTCTTCTATGAAGAAAATTCCTGAACCCTCCAAGGATGCACATGGACTTACCATGTCTCGCCAAAGCTCCTACGGCCAAGCTGTGGTAAATG GCATGAATGTTCTCTGTGGGGTAGGAATCCTTTCTACTCCTTATGCTATGAAGGAAGGTGGATGGTCTGGACTTTCAATATTATTCATTTTTGGTGTGCTTTCTTTCTATACTGGCATTCTCCTGAGATCCTGCTTGGATAGCCAACCTGGGCTCGAAACGTACCCTGACATTGGTCAGGCTGCCTTTGGTACACCCGGACGTATTTTTATATCA ATAATCTTATATGTGGAATTATAC TTCTCTTGTATTGAATACATAATCTTGGAGGGCGATAACTTGTCTGCTATATTTCCAAATGCCCATTTAAGTCTGGGTAGCTTTGAGTTAGATGCTCGCCATCTTTTTGTTTTCATAGCAACCCTGGCTGTTCTTCCTACTGTTTGGCTGCGGGACCTCAGCGTCCTAAGTTATATCTCAG TTGGAGGAGTTGTTGCTTCTGTTTTGGTGGTTCTTTGCTTGTACTGGGCTGGCTTGGTGGATCATGTAGGCTTTGAAAGCAAAGGGACTGTCCTTAACCTATCTACTCTTCCTGTTGCTATTGGACTTTATGGATTTTGTTACTCTGGGCATGCGGTCTTTCCCAATATATATACATCCCTGGCTGATCGTAATCAATTTCCTGCAGTCCTCTTGACCTG TTTTGGTATGGTGACTCTGTTGTATGGTGGAACAGCTGTGATGGGATACCTAATGTTTGGGGACTCAGCTGATTCCCAGTTTACTCTAAATTTGCCCAAAGGTTTAATAGCTTCTAAGGTTGCTGTGTGGACAACT GTCGTTAATCCTTTCACAAAATAT GCTTTAACCTTGTCTCCTGTGGCAATGAGTTTGGAGGAATTGTTGCCGTCAAAGCACGCCAAATCTCACGTGTACCCAATCCTCATTAGAACTGCATTGGCATTCTCCACATTAGTGGTTGGTCTTTCTATTCCCTTTTTTG GTTTGGTGATGGCATTGATTGGATCTTTACTTACAATGCTAGTG ACTCTGATACTACCTTGTGTTTGCTTCCTGAGAATCTTGAAGGGAAAAACAAGTCGCCTTCAG GTTTCAGTATGTGTTCTTATTATCATAGTAGGTACTCTATCAGCAGTTATCGGGTCCTATTCAGCTGTCTCCAATATCATCCAGAGTTTGAGCTGA